The following coding sequences lie in one Dryobates pubescens isolate bDryPub1 chromosome 10, bDryPub1.pri, whole genome shotgun sequence genomic window:
- the EEF1AKMT1 gene encoding EEF1A lysine methyltransferase 1, translating to MDDDDDDIPQLSSHTLAALQEFYLEQQKREGMKTSQEFNQYSIGSIEEDWQLSQFWYSDETASCLANEVVVAAGKGGRIACVSAPSVYQKLKEQDGKDFSVCILEYDRRFSVYGEEFVFYDYNYPLNLPEHLLPHSFDIVIADPPYLSEECLHKTAETIKYLTKGKILLCTGAIMEEQAAKHLGVKMCKFIPKHSRNLANEFRCYVNYASGLD from the exons GCTGGCTGCCCTCCAGGAGTTCTATCTGGAACAGCAGAAGAGAGAGGGCATGAAGACCTCCCAGGAGTTTAATCAATATTCCATTGGCTCAATAGAAGAAGACTGG CAACTGAGCCAGTTTTGGTACAGTGATGAAACTGCATCATGCCTGGCTAATGAGGTGGTTGTGGCAGCTGGAAAAGGTGGCAG GATAGCATGTGTTAGTGCACCAAGTGTGTACCAGAAACTGAAAGAACAGGATGGTAAAGATTTTTCAGTCTGTATACTGGAGTATGACAGAAGATTTTCTGTATATGGAGAAGAATTCGTCTTCTATGATTACAACTATCCTTTGAACTTACCTGAACATCTCCTGCCACACAGTTTTGACATTGTCATAGCAGATCCACCCTATCTGTCTGAGGAATGTCTTCATAAAACTGCAGAGACCATCAAATACTTAACAAAAGGAAAGATTCTGCTTTGCACAG gTGCAATCATGGAGGAACAGGCAGCAAAGCATCTCGGTGTGAAGATGTGCAAGTTTATTCCAAAACACTCACGAAATCTAGCCAATGAATTTCGATGTTATGTGAACTATGCTTCTGGACTGGACTGA